In Pseudofrankia saprophytica, one genomic interval encodes:
- a CDS encoding GTPase domain-containing protein: MTTDTAGQWLAELQHRVGQILGQAQVDDLAAEWSAFDRYPEVHVTVYGPYSAGKSSLLKRLLTDDGTPVPDWVTVGAGRSTFAVGAVTSGQLRFLDTPGIASGQEAHDARADRALLLTDAVMVVLAPSLITSDRGQVLRALGADLGAAAPVFPPGSRLMVVAKADTAADPADEERYRAFGRSKAAELRKLIGTAMAADEYAVYVVAADPFEEVGEEPDPEPSDYDDGRQWDGIAGLRTDLAALVSQRDELRAAARTRFWLTHAIQARRLAAAERVSLAENLEEADRQRARGDRWERELLDLDRTAREVLAATVVERARDAERQVGSAEGAELPAELRRRVEAAVQTWMDRHTAGLDQLSREISVELAAQADRPAAADLRQLLRDLLRGLPGDQPGGKPKAPASGVGVVLRENGFGLVKNIVEIKVGMPLAQIRDELTRYESFRNRRRVVTSPFTTPAQVEKAKMLVRRLDLIESAIPVANTLTTVVTDQVRGWWDDRKDESRAKARRKALDRISTEITERLLTAPLDEGGTGWNEAVETLRSAIAAARPPAVAVRAMTLRLAELDAAGPIMDRLVLRPPSRW, translated from the coding sequence ATGACGACTGACACGGCCGGACAATGGCTCGCGGAGCTTCAGCACCGCGTCGGCCAGATCCTGGGACAGGCGCAGGTCGACGACCTCGCCGCCGAGTGGTCGGCCTTCGACCGGTACCCCGAGGTCCACGTGACCGTCTACGGCCCGTACAGCGCGGGCAAGTCGAGCCTGCTCAAACGCCTGCTGACCGACGACGGGACGCCGGTCCCGGACTGGGTGACGGTCGGCGCGGGGCGGTCGACCTTCGCCGTCGGCGCCGTCACGTCGGGGCAGCTGCGCTTCCTCGACACCCCCGGAATCGCGAGCGGGCAGGAGGCGCACGACGCCCGCGCGGACCGCGCGCTGCTGCTGACCGACGCGGTGATGGTGGTGCTGGCCCCGAGCCTGATCACGTCCGACCGCGGCCAGGTCCTGCGCGCCCTGGGCGCCGACCTCGGAGCTGCCGCGCCCGTCTTCCCGCCGGGCTCGCGGCTCATGGTCGTCGCGAAGGCGGACACGGCCGCGGACCCGGCGGACGAGGAGCGTTACCGGGCCTTCGGGCGGTCGAAGGCAGCGGAGCTGCGCAAGCTGATCGGCACCGCGATGGCCGCCGACGAGTACGCGGTGTACGTCGTGGCCGCGGACCCGTTCGAGGAGGTCGGCGAGGAGCCCGACCCGGAGCCGTCGGACTACGACGACGGCCGGCAGTGGGACGGCATCGCCGGCCTGCGCACCGACCTGGCGGCCCTCGTTTCCCAGCGTGACGAGCTGCGCGCCGCCGCGCGGACCCGCTTCTGGCTCACCCACGCGATCCAGGCCCGCCGGCTCGCCGCCGCCGAGCGCGTGTCGCTGGCGGAGAACCTCGAGGAGGCGGACCGGCAGCGTGCCCGCGGCGACCGGTGGGAGCGTGAGCTGCTCGACCTCGACAGGACCGCCCGCGAGGTCCTCGCCGCGACCGTCGTCGAACGGGCCAGGGACGCCGAGCGGCAGGTCGGCTCGGCCGAGGGCGCCGAGCTGCCGGCCGAGCTGCGCCGGCGGGTGGAGGCGGCCGTGCAGACCTGGATGGACCGGCACACGGCCGGGCTCGACCAGCTCAGCCGCGAGATCTCCGTCGAGCTCGCCGCCCAGGCGGACCGTCCCGCGGCCGCGGACCTGCGCCAGCTGCTGCGCGACCTGCTGCGCGGCCTCCCGGGTGACCAGCCCGGCGGGAAGCCGAAGGCCCCGGCGAGCGGGGTCGGCGTGGTCCTGCGGGAGAACGGCTTCGGCCTGGTCAAGAACATCGTCGAGATCAAGGTCGGCATGCCGCTCGCCCAGATCCGCGACGAGCTGACGCGGTACGAGTCGTTCCGCAACCGCAGGCGAGTGGTCACCTCCCCCTTCACGACGCCGGCCCAGGTGGAGAAGGCGAAGATGCTCGTGCGCCGGCTCGACCTGATCGAGTCCGCGATCCCCGTGGCGAACACGCTCACGACGGTGGTGACCGACCAGGTCCGCGGCTGGTGGGATGACCGCAAGGACGAGAGCAGGGCGAAGGCGCGGCGCAAGGCGCTGGACCGCATCTCGACCGAGATCACCGAAAGGCTGCTGACGGCGCCGCTCGACGAGGGCGGGACCGGCTGGAACGAGGCCGTCGAGACGCTCCGCTCCGCCATCGCGGCCGCCCGCCCGCCGGCGGTGGCCGTCCGGGCGATGACACTGCGGCTCGCCGAGCTCGACGCGGCCGGCCCGATCATGGACCGGCTCGTCCTGCGCCCGCCCAGCCGCTGGTAG
- a CDS encoding nitroreductase family protein — protein MGEVELGADTPQIDLFEAMRTARSLRRFKPDPVPDEVLARCLQAATWAPSGSNSQNWRFVVLRSPEARAILGPAFRAGWDWVCTSIYGYEPRPADDDDSKQARLTRTMLNLVDNFENVPAYVLFCHRLTGFVDEFLEAGSIFPAMQNFLLAARAHGLGTVPSTWFAFGEDKLRAYVGIPDGWRIASLVAVGWPEGHHGPVRRKPLSKVTALDTWDNPFLPAES, from the coding sequence ATGGGCGAGGTGGAGCTGGGGGCCGACACGCCTCAGATAGATCTGTTCGAGGCGATGCGGACGGCTCGTTCGCTGCGGCGGTTCAAGCCCGACCCGGTGCCGGACGAGGTGCTGGCCCGCTGCCTGCAGGCGGCCACCTGGGCGCCGAGCGGTTCCAACTCGCAGAACTGGCGCTTCGTCGTCCTGCGTTCGCCGGAGGCCCGCGCGATCCTGGGCCCGGCGTTCCGCGCCGGCTGGGACTGGGTCTGCACCAGCATCTACGGCTACGAGCCGCGCCCGGCGGACGACGACGACTCCAAGCAGGCGCGGCTGACCCGCACGATGCTGAACCTCGTCGACAACTTCGAGAACGTGCCGGCCTATGTGCTGTTCTGCCACCGCCTGACGGGCTTCGTCGACGAGTTCCTGGAGGCGGGCTCGATCTTCCCCGCGATGCAGAACTTCCTGCTCGCCGCCCGCGCCCACGGGCTCGGCACCGTTCCGAGCACCTGGTTCGCCTTCGGCGAGGACAAGCTGCGCGCCTACGTCGGCATCCCGGACGGGTGGCGGATCGCCTCCCTGGTCGCCGTCGGCTGGCCGGAGGGCCACCACGGCCCGGTCCGGCGCAAGCCGCTGAGCAAGGTCACCGCGCTCGACACCTGGGACAACCCCTTCCTCCCCGCCGAGAGCTGA
- a CDS encoding P1 family peptidase — protein sequence MAEPRRRARAHGISFDGTPGPLNAITDVPGVELGYVTLISGEGPLRTGAGPVRTGVTAILPAGRGGIGSAVAAGVHAFNANGEMTGAAWLRETGSLAMPILITNTHAVGPCHRGVIDWVVANRPDLARGWLLPVVAETWDGYLNDINGSHVTAAHAVAAIDAAAGGPVAEGAVGGGTGMMCYGFKGGSGTASRVVRYGPDGYVVAAFVQANFGRRDELRVAGVPVGRLLGDGEGGGADSSSGVADPAAGTDASNASSGMGRMGGWDGDWSAPPGAGSAIVVLATDAPLLPGQCESLARRAPMGIARTGTTGSHFSGDLVIAFSTANAGALTSRFPGGEPTADDYAALRFIPWGWMDRFYEAAVQAVEEAVINVLTTAASLTGRDDHHAAALPTDRVIELLANRSG from the coding sequence GTGGCTGAGCCCCGACGCCGCGCCCGCGCGCACGGCATCTCCTTTGACGGCACGCCGGGCCCGCTGAACGCGATCACCGATGTCCCAGGTGTCGAGCTGGGCTACGTGACGCTGATCAGCGGTGAGGGGCCGCTGCGGACCGGCGCGGGGCCGGTCCGGACCGGCGTCACCGCGATCCTGCCGGCCGGGCGCGGGGGCATCGGCTCGGCGGTCGCCGCCGGGGTCCACGCGTTCAACGCCAACGGCGAGATGACGGGCGCCGCGTGGCTGCGGGAGACTGGCAGCCTGGCGATGCCGATCCTGATCACGAACACCCACGCCGTCGGCCCGTGCCACCGCGGTGTCATCGACTGGGTGGTCGCCAACCGGCCGGATCTGGCCCGCGGCTGGCTGCTGCCGGTGGTCGCGGAGACCTGGGACGGCTACCTCAACGACATCAACGGCAGTCATGTGACCGCGGCCCACGCCGTCGCCGCGATCGACGCCGCCGCCGGCGGGCCGGTCGCCGAGGGCGCCGTCGGTGGCGGCACCGGGATGATGTGCTACGGCTTCAAGGGTGGCAGCGGCACCGCCTCCCGGGTCGTGCGTTATGGCCCCGACGGCTATGTGGTCGCCGCGTTCGTTCAGGCGAACTTCGGCCGCCGCGACGAGCTGCGCGTCGCCGGTGTCCCGGTCGGCCGTCTGCTCGGCGACGGCGAGGGCGGCGGCGCGGACTCCTCCTCGGGCGTCGCGGATCCCGCAGCCGGCACGGACGCCTCGAACGCCTCGAGCGGCATGGGCCGCATGGGCGGCTGGGACGGTGACTGGTCGGCGCCGCCCGGTGCCGGCAGCGCCATCGTGGTGCTCGCGACCGACGCGCCGCTGCTGCCCGGGCAGTGCGAGTCGCTCGCGCGCCGGGCGCCGATGGGCATCGCGCGCACCGGGACCACCGGCTCGCACTTCTCCGGTGACCTCGTCATCGCCTTCTCGACCGCGAACGCCGGCGCGCTCACCAGCCGGTTCCCCGGCGGCGAGCCGACCGCCGACGACTACGCCGCGCTGCGCTTCATCCCCTGGGGTTGGATGGACCGGTTCTACGAGGCGGCGGTCCAGGCGGTCGAGGAGGCCGTCATCAACGTCCTGACCACCGCCGCGTCCCTGACCGGCCGTGACGACCACCACGCCGCCGCTCTTCCCACCGACCGCGTCATCGAGTTGCTCGCCAACCGGTCCGGCTGA
- a CDS encoding alpha/beta fold hydrolase: protein MRLTTERGTTVVLHDLGGVGPGAGPAVLICHATGFCGRMYAPLARPLGTRAHVWALDFPAHGETPAPADAIFDWHAWTAEVAAAVAAIEDQGAGPVHAVGHSMGGAVALQAEADRPGLLASAYVYEPVVTPVGFQIVANSLAAGARRRRAVFPSREAALWRYASRPPLGELTAETLAAYVEHGFEDLPDGTARLRCLPENEARTFDASGRITFTTVAGADLPVLVAAGATEYVRPPAAFGPGLAAALPRATLRVYDHLGHFGPFQAPAAIAADILGHIAGPPSPRAGAGASGDHLWAPRPRGQDSKG, encoded by the coding sequence ATGCGGCTGACGACTGAGCGGGGCACGACGGTCGTCCTGCACGACCTCGGCGGGGTCGGTCCCGGCGCGGGACCCGCGGTGCTGATCTGCCACGCGACCGGGTTCTGCGGGCGCATGTACGCGCCGCTCGCGCGGCCGCTCGGGACGCGGGCCCACGTGTGGGCACTTGACTTCCCCGCCCACGGCGAGACGCCGGCGCCGGCGGACGCGATCTTTGACTGGCACGCCTGGACGGCCGAGGTGGCCGCCGCCGTCGCGGCGATCGAGGACCAGGGGGCGGGCCCGGTGCACGCCGTCGGCCACTCGATGGGCGGCGCGGTCGCGCTGCAGGCCGAGGCCGACCGGCCAGGCCTGCTCGCGTCGGCCTACGTCTATGAGCCGGTCGTCACGCCGGTGGGGTTCCAGATCGTGGCGAACTCGCTGGCGGCCGGCGCCCGCCGGCGCCGCGCGGTGTTCCCGTCCCGGGAGGCGGCGCTGTGGCGCTACGCCTCCCGGCCGCCGCTCGGCGAGCTCACCGCCGAGACCCTCGCCGCCTACGTCGAGCACGGTTTCGAGGACCTGCCGGACGGCACCGCGCGGCTGCGCTGCCTGCCCGAGAACGAGGCGAGGACGTTCGACGCGAGCGGCCGGATCACCTTCACGACGGTGGCCGGCGCAGACCTCCCGGTGCTGGTCGCGGCGGGCGCCACCGAGTACGTCCGGCCACCTGCCGCGTTCGGCCCGGGGCTCGCCGCCGCGCTGCCACGGGCGACGCTGCGGGTGTACGACCACCTGGGCCACTTCGGCCCGTTCCAGGCACCCGCCGCGATCGCCGCCGACATCCTCGGCCATATCGCGGGCCCGCCCTCCCCGCGGGCCGGCGCCGGCGCGTCCGGCGACCACCTCTGGGCTCCTCGGCCCCGCGGGCAGGACTCGAAGGGCTGA